Within Triticum dicoccoides isolate Atlit2015 ecotype Zavitan chromosome 1B, WEW_v2.0, whole genome shotgun sequence, the genomic segment AAATAACAAAGTATATTTGTTTTTAATCTAATTTTTTGTTGATACCCTTAGTTTAACATTTTTATCCAAAAATGCAAACAAACCAGAAATAACAAAGCACAAAATTTTATATTTTTATCAACCATGTTTAATGTATATATCCCATCCTTTTTTTGGGAAATGTGTAAACCATAAATATATATGTAAACTGTTAATAACAACTACAACTGGACAAATGGGCCGGTCCAGAACGGCACGTCCAGGGCAGGCTTAAACGCGCCAAACTAATTACTTATATAGGACATGAAAAATTAACCAAAAAAATTACAGAAACTTGCAAACAAGACTTCTACAACAAAGTATTAAATTTTTTTCCTATCTCTTTTATTGTCATACAATTAGTATACATAATTATTTTTATTAATCATATttaataacatatatatatatatatattattttttatatGAGTTTCATATACATTTAATATATAAGATTTCTTTTAATAAATTAGTACAAATGTCAGGATAGCATTTCTAACGTCGAGCACAATTTGCACGTAAGCATAAAATTAGATATCCACCACGGCAAAAAAAACAGGCAAATGGTAAATATGATTACAATATAAATGGTAAAATGAGCCACCCTAAAGATTCCTATAAAAGAAATTACCTTTTGAATGACATTATTTTTGATGGAACAATTGTTACCATGTAAAATGGGTCGGCCAGACACGTAATGGCCCGTCCAGGATCACATGGGCCAGGCACACGTGCTAGCCTCACCGGCCCAGCCAGGCCCAAGCTGGATCATAGCCCGACCCGACAAACCACAAGACAGGCTACAAAACCCTAGCCGTCTGCCGTCTGCCCTCCCCCGCCGCATTGCAACCCTAACCACACTCAGTTATCCCCTCCACCAACTCACTTCCACACCTACTTTCCTTTCCACTTCTCCCCTCCCCCGCCGCATCCCAAGCCTCGACTCCTCCCATCCCCCACAGCAACGCCGACTGCATCCACCAGCCGCGCAACTCCGACCNNNNNNNNNNNNNNNNNNNNNNNNNNNNNNNNNNNNNNNNNNNNNNNNNNNNNNNNNNNNNNNNNNNNNNNNNNNNNNNNNNNNNNNNNNNNNNNNNNNNNNNNNNNNNNNNNNNNNNNNNNNNNNNNNNNNNNNNNNNNNNNNNNNNNNNNNNNNNNNNNNNNNNNNNNNNNNNNNNNNNNNNNNNNNNNNNNNNNNNNNNNNNNNNNNNNNNNNNNNNNNNNNNNNNNNNNNNNNNNNNNNNNNNNNNNNNNNNNNNNNNNNNNNNNNNNNNTTGAGAGTGTCAACAACTACTTTCCTATCCACTTCTCCCCTCCCCCGCCGCATCCCAATCCTCGACTTCTCCCCTCCCCCGCAGCAACGCCGCCTACATCGGCCAGCCGGCTGCCGCACAACTCCGACCGCCGGCAGATCTATCACACAAACACCTAACCACTCTCCTTCCCCTACCTTACTCCACTCCTGCCGCTCTTGACCCGGCGGCGGCAGCATCCTCTCCACTCTCCTTTCCCTCACCCACTGTACTGTCTGCGCTCTCGCCCCCACGGCGGCAAAACCGACGACCACGGCTCTCACCGAATCGCTCGAATCCATGCGACGACGGTCGCACCGTAGATCTAGCGGGCGACGGGTGTTATTCCTCCTCGACGGACGACCTGATGCGCCACGAGAGTAGCGCGTATCCGGCGTTGATGGAGTTGAGAAGCAAGGTCAACGTGACCATCTCCGCGGTAAGCAGCTCCACCCATGGCCATTTCGGTTTACACCATTTTTTTGTGTGTGTAATGATGATGGACTAGATTACTACTATCCGTAGCAAGCAGAGCGAGCGCCAGTCCCCTTGTTCCATCGTCATCCGACGCCACATATCTCTCATCTCCTATCCGCTCCGCCTTGCCGTCGCCATGAACTGAACCAAGCACGTGCTCAAGTAAGTCAGGCGGGTGCCCGACCCCTTCCATTTGACGCCGCAATCATGTTTCAACGTCGCAGCCTCCGCCGTCTATCGACCACGCGGCTTTGATGATTTCTTTGCAACCGCCCACCCCAGGTTGATGGAGATTTGTGATGAGAGGGAGACAGCATACCCCAAGCTCTGTCTCGGCAATGCACGGACGACGGTCACAAATCCAGTTATTACTTGCATGCCTGGCTGCTCATCACGAGTAAGCTCCTCCCTAACCACCCCACCCCCCATGCATCAAATATCTCAAGCTCCATACATTAAATATCGCATGCAGACATATCTGCTTATTGTTTGAATATTATATGGTAAGTCTGCATCATGTTCACCCTATCATAATTCAGTATTTGTAAAAGTAGTCAAAGCTACCTGTTATTATGTGATATAGTATTTGTACATGCAGTTGTCTACAAAATACTTGGTCAGATCTTCCACAAGATTTTTCAGTTGGATTAAACATTATATTTTGATCTGACTTGTAATTAACAAAATTAGCAAACTGCTTTCTTCAACGTTTGGGAACTGGGTTCAGTAGTTAGGTTCTCAGTCTAGTCTAATTCTGTGAGGCAAGAAGAGGATATAATTTATATTTGTGGTCATGATACATGATTATTATATTTTTGTTTCAAGATGTGTCAACCTCATGCAACAATAATATGAGCATGATACAGAATTGTTTCTTTCTTATTGTGTTACATTTCTGTTAGTGTTGGCAGTTTGCATAAGTCAGATTTTGCGCCCTTTTGAAAAATATATTTTGCTTTAATTACTTTGCTATTCAAGTTAAATTGTTTATATACATGCATACTATTTGGTTGTACAATGCTATTTGGTTGTATAATCTGGTTGTATATGTATAATAGGAAAATTTCATATCCAAAAATTACATTTccaaaaaacacaaaaagaaaatatgtGTTTTAAATGATTTAATTAAATTTGTTAATCAAGCTTATTTGTTGTGCCCCAATCGTACATATGCTAGCTTCCTCCGTATCTATAGTAGACATGTTGACCGTTTAAATTCGAGAAATCTATGTATAACAACGCTATTTTAAAATCTCTCAATTTAAATATCTATTGATCATCTGCCTATCAATAAAACTAACCAAAAAAAATTTGTGTGTGAGCCGAGATGTGTGTCATGCGGTGTTGAGAACGAGCACTGAGAGCAGAGAGATGGAGCCGGGGGATGACAATTACAACTCCTACAACACCAATATGTTAAAAGGCATGGGAGCAGGTACGTGAGAACAAAATATCGACTTAAATGACCGGTTCACATTGATTTCATACAGTCGCGTGTCTGGTTAACTATCAATAACCATTTCATTATTTGTCTATGCTATGTGAGGGTGTAACGATTATGGAGTACATTTACTGCTATGTGTGTTGAAGTCCAGTTAGGGTGCGTTTGGGAGTGATGTATTTTGGTTTTTTTGACTAAGCCGGAATCCGTTAGCACACACTGATTAATCCTTCCAACATGTTGCTTAGGCGAAGCTAAGTTAGCAGATGCTAATTTATTTGGCCATGAAGTAGTTATCTGAAAATACTGTAGGAAAAAAATACCAGCAAAACACTTCGGTGGACTTGACAgtactcagaaaatgtatgtttttTAGCATCCAGAGTATTTGTTGCCCACAAATCAAAAAATAGTGGTTTCACAGTAGTTCAGTTCTTACTAAAATTATACTGCCAAACTATGCCTTGCTCACTCAAAAAATTGACCAGTtgaattttttgttgttttgtttggAAGATCTGTGGTAGTCTGAACAATACTAAACTTAACTATGAATCATGATGATTTTTGCGCGAGGGTCTAAAACTTACATGTGATGGTAGTTCTGCTTTGTAATCAAAATAACACTCTTAAATATTGCATTGAGAGACAATCACCCAGTTTTGGtcagtttaaaaaaaattataATTGGTGTTGCTATTGTACATAACTCAAAGTCTATTATATCAATTGCAAGTTTTTCTTAAAGTACTGCATTTTGACATGCATAAATTATCTCTCGAGATAAGCTTCTTCAGTTTACTAATTATTGTTTTCCTACTAACTGTGATTTTCATGAAGGGACTAAACAGAGCAAAGGGAAGAAAGAGAATGGACCAATATTGGAGAAGTTGAGTGCACGAAATAATCTGTTGATCTTCTTGTAATTTAAAACCATTTAACCTTTTACCAGTAAAAAAATATTAAGTTTACATTTGATGATTGCCatggataaataaaataaatatactTTTTAACTGACATTTTGAATGGTTACATAAACTTTGCTGATTCCACACTATTGTATCTCTTACTGAAAGTTTACATTGCCTACCTTTTTCACATGATTGTGAAAAGTTAGTTTGCTAGCAATTGATATGCGTATTAAGTACGACCTGGTAATACTATCATCATCAATATTTGTTCTTCCCTATGACTCATGTGAATCAGCATGAAACATCTCTTCGGAATATGACTCTGTTACAAATAAAATTCGTTTTTGATTGTAAAAATTCAAACAATTGTCTctctttgaacattttttaaatattttatgtTTTCCAATAGGAAAACTTAACAAGTGTTTTCATCTATTACTTATAGCTATTTACATACATGCAAGTGCCTAGTGAAGACATGTACATACCATAATAGTTTTACATTTCTCGTGACAGATATTCCCAAGGCCTACATATTATGGCTGACAGCTATTTCATGGAATCAGTAAGATGGACTTAGAAGACAGGCATGGATAAAACAATGAGGTCATAAAATGGAAAGGAATCTCTGGTAAATTGTTATGCTTACTTAGCTTGTTGTTAAACTTAGGACTGTTCACTAAATTATTGAACCGTATTCCAACATATAAAGTATTTAAGATTATGAATTTTAATTTGCAATGCAAAATTAGGCAGTGAGAACTGTTCATCGGTACAAAAGCAACACACTCAGTTATTGGACAGGCTGCTTCTTGGCCGTGCAAAGTTAGCAGAACAAGCAGCACACCCAGCAATCCAAGTAAGTAAAAGCAACACACTCAGTTATGCAAACATGTACACTAACCGGATCTTGCTGGAATGGGTCATGAAAATGTACAGCAACTTGCGTAAACAGCTCCTAAGCGATTCTGTTGCAAATTTCAGAAATGGTGTCTGGCATACGATGCTCCAGGAAAGGAAGTCGTGTGCTTGATGTATATGTACACTAAGATTGCCGACATTGAGCAATCCAAGTAAGTACAAGCAACCAACTCAAATATGCAATTTCAGAACGGGTGTTTGGCCTACCATGCTCCAGCAAAGATAGTCATTATCGAGTATGAACTTGAGATTCTGTATGTATTTTTTGAACATAGGTACTGAGCGATTATTGAGTATAAACTTGCAATACGTACAGCAGAAGTTGGATCCTGGGCGCGTCCAGAAGGGGATCGCTGTGCGATCCTGGGCATGATCGCCTGCGTCTCGTGTTCGCTGGCGTCACGTAGACAGGATCGCGGCCCCGTCTCCTGAAGCGATCCCACAGCAGATCGCCACCTCATGAGATGATTTTGTGTATGACCTTGTGTATGAACTATTGTGTATGAACTTGCATTACGTACTACTAAAAGGGGAGCAGCGCCGGTTGAGACCCTGTGCGTGTCCAGAAGGGGGTCGCCGTCGGATCGGGGTCGTAATCGCCGGCGTATTTTAATCGGGATCGCGGCCCCGTCTCCTCGCCCGATCCCACAGCAGATAACCGCCTCCTGCAAGCGCGACGGCGAAGGTTTCGACCGGCCGCGGCACAGGGATGGATCGGCCGCGGAGGGGGCGTAGGGGTGGATCGGGCGTGCGAAGGTCTGGTTGGCGGCGGAGATCGATCTGCTGTGGGCACGAGGGATCGATCCCAGGGGTTTTTTTGGCACCGGTTTATTTCGATGGAGGGTAGCGAGTAAGCAGAGGTGGGAGGATGACGGAAAAAAAACGATGGTGGGAGGATGACGAAAATaaaccagcgaaaataaaccgcgcggactattcaccaactgcttcattaggagtagagattggagTGTAGCACGGCTTGTTGGCTACAGAATTTCCCACCTTATATGCTGAAATTTTGCCAGCTGATTGTAACTCTATTTCCATGGAATAAAATTCTCTTTCACCCCGCAAAAAAACTAGTATATGCACGATGGCAAATTTACATCGTTAGTCAGGACGCAAGCAGTGACGGCACGGTCCAACCGTCCAACACACATACCACGGAAGTATCAGCAGCCGCGCGCCTATTTATTCACGAACTCGCCTATGTGCTCCAAGAAGCAGAGCAAAGCAAGGTGCGATGGCGCCGGAGGTGAAGGTGTACGGGTGGGCGGTGTCGCCGTTCGTGGCTCGCCCGCTGCTGTGCCTGGAGGAGGCCAACGTCGACTATGAGCTCGTTCCCATGAGCCGTGAGGCCGGCGACCACCGCCACCCGGACTTCCTCGCCCGGAACCCCTTCGGCCAGGTCCCTGTCCTCGAGGACGGCAACCTCACCCTCTTCGGTACACCTACTTCCATCATCCTCTCTTCTCTGAAGTAGGAACCAAGATATTACGTATAAGAGTCTGAAATCCCACACGCAGAGTCGCGCGCGATCGCGAGGCACGTGCTGCGCAAGCACAAGCCGGAGCTGCTGGGCTCCGGCTCGCCGGAGTCCACGGCGATGGTGGACGTGTGGCTGGAGGTGGAGGCCCACCAGCACCACCCCGCGGCCGCCGCCATATTCGTGCAGTGCATCGTGTCGCCGCTCCTGGGCGGCGCGCCGGACCAGGCGGTGGTGGACGAGAACGTCTCCAAGCTGAGGAAGGTGCTGGAGGTGTACGAGGCGCGGCTGTCGGCGTCGAGGTACCTCGCCGGGGGAGACATCAGCCTCGCCGACCTCAGCCACTTCCCCATCATGCGCTACTTCATGCAGACGGAGTACGCGTCAATGGTGGAGGAGCTGCCCCACGTGAACGCGTGGTGGGAGGGGCTCAAGGCCAGGCCCACGGCGAGGAAGGTGGCGGAGTTCATGCCGCCGGACCTTGGGCTTGGAAAGAAGGCAGAGCAGTTATGACAAGTTGACACCAACGCCGGACTGCCGGCGACGGTGACCGATCGAACAAGGCACGGAATCACCGGTTTTGCATTGTACCGCTTTGAAGATTTTTTGTCTCACGCATGAATAAAATGCAAGATACTTCTTCCGTTtcaaaataattgaagttctaGATCCTAAATCAAACTTCATTAAATTTAACCAAGTTTATATAAACATATTTCAATATCAAATTTGCTCCTTTAGATTGATTATAAAAATAGAGATAATTGGTTTTATGCCCCTAATTGTGTCCTGCTCGACAGGATTGCCCCTAATTTCCAAAACCAGCGGTTCTGTCCAACCCATTTTGGTCGTCTTGTGTTTTTGTGtcatttgaccgtttgaccgtcactttgaaaacttcataactaattcatactaaatcagaaaaatgcaaataagatactaaAATGTTTGAAAAACATCACCTGTATGtcaatgtcacttgcattcataacaaaagtgttggtaagtgcccatccgagttttagctcttatcacaCCACCATGAACAGTAGAATcttaaaatgttcaaaaaaaatcccaaaaaaattgGTGTCAAAGAATAACAAATATTTTCAGTGCTtgtcaagtttcatcagggaatgacaTTTGTAGAAGTCcatgaatgcaagtgacattgaCATACATGTGATGTTTTTTCGAACATTTtgttatcttatttgcatttttctgatttagtatgaattagttatgaagttttcaaagtgacggtcaaagggcaaaagcacaagACGACCAAAGTGGGTTGGACAGAACTGTTGACTTTTGGAAATTAGGGGCAATCCTGTCAAGtgagacacaactaggggcataaaaccaaTTATCCCTAAAAATTATATATTTTCGTATGTTGATAATGATATACACTTGACATTTCCTACGACCGTTTTCACGCTAACGCTCTATGCCGTTGGATGACACGCAGGATCACAGTGCCGGGCGCCTCACCACATCACCTTTGAAAGCCGTTCGTTCCCATAGGAACCGCGCGAACATGGTGGTTATACCGCACCTTCCCTCACCCACTCGCCTCAGTCGTCCCGGTCTTCACATTTCCCTCGATTCCTCTCCGTCTTCTCATCTGCCCGGCGATCTGTGCACCGCACTTGCCGACAATGGCTTCGCAGATTACATTGCAAGCCATCATCGACCTCAGCACTGATGACTGTGCCTGATGACCCCGATGATTGCACGCTATCTGTGGCACCCAAAGTCGACCACGCCCCCACTGGCGGCACTGCCGGTTACCATGGCCCCGGCGACCACACTACCGGCTACCATGCCTCGTCATTCGCGCATCATCTTGTGTCCCACCGTCTACGACCGAGCTCTGCCTACCTACGATGACAATTATGTCAGCAATGCGATGGATGACGCGTCAGGTGGATCCCAATCCAACCCCTTCTCTTGTCACGACGCGACGCAGGTGAGAGCATGATGTTGCAGTGGCTCTTGGTGACGAGAAGTTGGGAGCCAGAGCCACTGCTTTGTTGATGTAGGTGGACTTCTGCTGGCCTCGGCCTCCAACATCATCTCCAAGCCCCTCCCAACGAGACGTCCTATAGATCCGAGGTATGGTCTCATGTCCTTCCTTTCCCTTTCTGTCTAGTCAATAGTCTGTTGTGATGTTAGCCAATTTAGATTAATTCCAACAGTTTGTGGTGCTAGTCTCCAACCGATATTTCCATGTTCCAAGAATCATTTGCTACTGATAGAACACCTATTTTTAAGACTTAGGGGATGTAATTGGATGGGGGTTCAGTGCAACCGgtgctgaaaggatcgagatggacctagtggTGGGGCGGGGAGATGAATAGGTAGAATTACAAATTTTAACggctacttagcaattttaggcaataatgcggaatatgaaagtgagcctaacaattccaagagttctaaggccctgtttgtttgGACTTTTGCTTCTGCTTTTGCAGCTTTTCCACTTTGACCAAAAAGCCATTAAACTACTATATAGGTGCTTTTGGAGATTTTATGGCTTTTGGTGAATCAATATAACAATATTTGACTCCAAAGGTCATAAAAGCTCCAAAAGCACTTATTTAGGAGATTTTATGGCTTTTTGGCCGAAGTGGAAAAGCTGCAAAAGCACAAGCAAAAGCCCAAACAAACGGGGCCTAAGCAAGATAATCAACTACAACAAATAGCATGGTAAGCAAGCATAATATAATGAAAGTAAAGACTAAGTGACAAGTAACCATAAGTAGGGAGTTAGGGTTAcggataaccgcaactccgagaaacaaggatgtatgccgatgttcactttctTGGAGGGAACCTAGTCAACGTTAGAgaagtggatgttaccacgaaggatcACCCTATCTCCCTTTGTGACAagaccacgaaggcgtttctcaatcactagtggtagaccttgaggtggtctacaaaccttcacaaacttttcgAGGGTAATCACAGAGAACAATTCCTCTCCGAAGAACTCCTACCATtttggagtctccaacctccaagagtaacaagacctaggggaaagctcaagacttgctcaaatcacaattTGCTTCGCTCAAAAGAAGGAAGGGGAGTAGATCTTTCTTCTAATTGGAACAACTCTCAAGGGCTCTCACAAATCTTCTCGGGATCTAAGGTTTAGTGTGGGAGAGTATGAGAGGGAGCACTTGTGTTCTTGGGGAAGATATGAATGTAGTGGTCAACCCTCTCCCGAagtgggagaggggtatttatagatccCCAAAAATGCGACCATTTCGTACATTAAGTGACCTACCAGGAAGATCCAAATACCTACCCGAATGATCCGGGCAATGCCCGGACAATCCATCTAGGGATCCGGATGATCTAGCTAGGTCAACTTAGACCACTCGCACAGAGTTGTCCGAACATCCGGGAGGGAGTCCGGATAATATTACATAGGCGACAATGCTTaggtgtcactagtagaaaaagggccttatgttcaaatctttagtcccggtttgtaatagaaccgacactaatgtgaccattagtgccggttccaatggctaggcgggcggctctcattagtaccggttcgtggcgaacctttagtaccagttcatgccacaaaccggtactaaagaggtggtggcaggcttGTGTCAGGCTGCAGCCCACcataacctatagtaccggttcatgccacaaaccggtactagagttttttACTTCATTCTTTCTGCAacagttttttagtcccacctcgctccgataatagggtttttaccaccttaaatatgttacttctcaaactatcatgagcacttggtcttcattgaactctatgtgtaggatgtgTGGCTGCAATAGGAATCTTCGTCGGTTCTTAAACCGGTgaagattcctattgacaattcaaattctacacaaaaagatcattgatgatcaatgtatttttgatatatatttttacatgtttacacatagtagtagcgcggtttaggaaaaactggatgcactttgtgtacaaacttgacaatctctttcaaagtatcagggtttcggacaaaaactcatctgttacaaaggcatttcttacttttttttaaatttattacaactccaaactttttgtgcgttcagtatgcaccattcaaagccacgtcatcaactttcaaccctttctgccttcattttctatttttcatgcatATACAGATTTTTTTAGCCAAATGACCCTGCTATTGGAAAGcaatacaaatgaactctgaaaagattgaaagttggcatggtatcatcatttcacccacatagcatgtgcaaaaaagttgagagggttacggcaaaaactagatgcactttgtatacaaactggacaatctctttcgaagtatcagggtttaagatgaaaactcatctgttacaaaggcacttctcattttttttaaattattacaactccagactttttatgcgttcagtatgcaccattcaaagccacgtcatcaactttcaaccctttctgccttcattttctatttcatgcatatactgattttttgagctgaaTGACCCTgatattgaaaagcactacaaatgaactctgaaaaggttgaaagttggaatggtaccatcatttcacccatatagcatgtgcaaaaaagtttagagggttacggcaaaaactagatgcactttgtgtacaaactggacaatctctttcgaagtattagggtttcagacgaaaacttatctgttacaaaggcacttcccattttttaaaacttattacaactccagactttttgtgcatttagtatgcaccattaaaagccacgtcatcaactttcaactctttctgccttcattttctatttttcgagcatatactgatttttttgagctaaatgaccctgatattgaaaagcactataaatgaactctaaaaaggttgaaattcggcatggtatcatcatttcaccaacatagaatgtgcaaaaaagttgagagggttacggcaaaaactggatgcactttgtgtacaaactggacaatctttttcgaagtatcagggtttcggacgaaaactcatatgttacGAAGGCACttctcattttttaaaacttattacaactcaagTCTTTTTGTGCGTTCACcatacaccattcaaagccacgtcatcaactttcaaccctttctgccttcattttctatttttcatgcatatactgattttcttgagctaaatgaccctgatattgaaaagcactacaaataaactctgaaaaggttgaacgttggcatggtatcatcatttcacccacatagcatgtgcaaaaaatttGAGAggtttacagcaaaaactggatgcactttgtgtacaaactggacaatctccttcgaagtatcagggttttgaacGAAAACTCATATGTTAGAAAGGTACttctcatttttttaaacttattacaactccaaactttttgtgcgttcagtatgcaccattcaaagccacatcatcaactttcaacccattctgccttcattttctatttttcatgcatatactgattttttgagctaaatgaccctgatattgaaaagcactacaaatgaactctgaaaaggttgaaagttggcatggtatcatcattttacccacatagtatgtgcaaaaaagttgagagggttacggcaaaaactgaatgccctttgtgtacaaactggacaatctctttcgaagtatcagggtttcggacgaaaactcatctgttacgaagACACTtcccatttttttaaacttattataactccagactttttgtgcgttcagtatgcaccattcaaagccacgtcatcaactttcaaccctttttgcCTTTATTTTCTATTTTACATGCatatactgattttttgagctaaatgaccctgatattcaaaagcactacaaatgaactctgaaaaggttgaaagttggcatggtatcatcatttcacccacatagcacgtgcaaaaaagttgagagggttttgccaaaaactagatgcacttcgtgtacaaactggacaatctgtttcgaagatctgggtttcagacgaaaactcatctgttacaaaggcacttctCTTTTTttcaaacttattacaactccagattttttgtgcgttcagtatgcaccattcaaaaccacgccatcaactttcaaccgaaTGACCCTgatattgaaaagcactacaaatgaactctggaaaggttgaaagttggcatcgtatcatcatttcacccacatagcatgtgcaaaaaagttgagagggttttggcaaaaactggatgcacttcgtgtacaaactagacaatctctttcgaagtatcagggtttcggacgaaaactcatctgttacaaacgcACTTCTCATTTTTAAAACttattagagcaactctagcagacgccGCATCCCGCCCCGACCtagaaaataaccgccaaaatgcgtgTTGGGGCGGAAAAACCTGGCCgaccagaccccgcatcccgccctgGCCCGCAAAAATTTTTAGGGGGCGCGACAAAATCTCGGCCCCAACCCACGAATACGCGGGTTT encodes:
- the LOC119303142 gene encoding glutathione S-transferase 4-like, with product MAPEVKVYGWAVSPFVARPLLCLEEANVDYELVPMSREAGDHRHPDFLARNPFGQVPVLEDGNLTLFESRAIARHVLRKHKPELLGSGSPESTAMVDVWLEVEAHQHHPAAAAIFVQCIVSPLLGGAPDQAVVDENVSKLRKVLEVYEARLSASRYLAGGDISLADLSHFPIMRYFMQTEYASMVEELPHVNAWWEGLKARPTARKVAEFMPPDLGLGKKAEQL